The following coding sequences lie in one Thiohalospira halophila DSM 15071 genomic window:
- a CDS encoding EF-Tu C-terminal domain-related protein: KRDDVERGQVLAKPGSITPHTRFECEVYVLSKEEGGRHTPFFNGYRPQFYFRTTDVTGSVELPEGTEMVMPGDNVQMTVSLIAPIAMEDGLRFAIREGGRTVGAGVVSKIIE, from the coding sequence AAGCGGGACGACGTCGAGCGTGGTCAGGTGCTGGCGAAGCCGGGCTCCATCACGCCGCACACGCGTTTCGAGTGCGAGGTGTACGTGCTTTCTAAGGAAGAGGGGGGGCGTCATACGCCCTTCTTCAACGGCTACCGGCCGCAGTTCTATTTCCGTACCACGGACGTGACCGGTTCGGTGGAACTGCCGGAGGGCACGGAGATGGTGATGCCGGGTGACAACGTCCAGATGACGGTATCGCTGATTGCGCCCATCGCCATGGAGGACGGTCTGCGCTTCGCGATTCGCGAGGGCGGCCGCACCGTGGGTGCCGGCGTCGTCTCGAAGATCATCGAGTAA
- the rpsJ gene encoding 30S ribosomal protein S10 — MAALSQRIRIRLKGFDHRLIDQSASEIVDTAKRTGAQVRGPIPLPTKQERFTVLKSPHVNKDARDQYELRTHKRLMDIVDPTDKTVDALMKLDLAAGVDVQIKLN, encoded by the coding sequence ATGGCCGCACTGAGTCAGCGCATCCGTATCCGCCTCAAGGGCTTCGACCACCGTCTCATCGACCAGTCGGCGAGTGAGATCGTGGACACGGCCAAGCGCACAGGCGCCCAGGTCCGTGGCCCGATTCCCCTGCCGACGAAGCAGGAACGGTTCACCGTCCTCAAGTCGCCGCACGTGAACAAGGACGCTCGTGACCAGTACGAGCTCCGGACCCACAAGCGGCTCATGGACATCGTGGACCCGACCGACAAGACGGTCGACGCCCTCATGAAGCTGGATCTTGCCGCCGGTGTGGATGTCCAGATCAAGCTGAACTGA